In Sphingobacterium thalpophilum, a genomic segment contains:
- the pth gene encoding aminoacyl-tRNA hydrolase, producing MNYLIVGLGNIGSEYADTRHNIGFMVADELVKQAGASFSLLKLAYYSEFKQRGHNVTVIKPTTYMNLSGKAVNYYMQQCKVPIQNVLVIVDDLAIPFGSLRMKPKGSSAGHNGLKSIEQLCGGQVYPRLRFGIGDNYPKGRQVDYVLGPFDKEEQAELPALIDHSVKMIQSFVNIGIELTMTNLNTK from the coding sequence ATGAATTATCTTATCGTTGGATTGGGCAACATTGGCAGTGAATATGCCGATACACGGCATAATATAGGTTTTATGGTTGCCGACGAGCTTGTCAAACAGGCTGGCGCCAGTTTCTCCTTGCTCAAGTTAGCCTATTATAGCGAATTTAAGCAAAGAGGCCACAACGTCACAGTAATTAAACCCACGACTTACATGAACTTAAGTGGTAAGGCTGTTAACTACTATATGCAACAATGTAAAGTTCCAATTCAGAATGTATTGGTGATTGTGGATGATCTGGCCATTCCATTTGGTTCGCTACGGATGAAGCCCAAAGGAAGCAGCGCCGGTCATAACGGACTTAAATCCATTGAACAGCTTTGTGGCGGACAGGTTTATCCGCGCCTACGTTTTGGTATTGGTGACAATTACCCAAAAGGTAGACAAGTAGATTATGTACTTGGCCCTTTTGACAAAGAGGAACAAGCTGAACTACCGGCTTTAATTGACCATTCCGTTAAAATGATCCAGAGTTTTGTCAATATCGGCATCGAGCTGACGATGACGAACCTCAATACAAAATAA
- a CDS encoding 50S ribosomal protein L25/general stress protein Ctc, with the protein MKSIAISGSVRQNVGKRDAKELRYQGLVPAVLYGGTEQTALSVSAADLKPVLYTADVIIVELNIEGQTKRAIVQDAQFHPLTDLVTHVDFLELFDDKEVSLNIPIKLTGTSPGVKMGGKLVQKLRNLRVKALPANLPQEIAVPMESLEVGKSVRVGQIQLENAKVLNNADDTIVSVIMSRALRQAEQEAAKASKGGKK; encoded by the coding sequence ATGAAATCAATTGCTATTAGCGGTTCTGTAAGACAGAACGTAGGGAAAAGAGATGCAAAAGAATTGCGTTACCAAGGTTTAGTACCAGCAGTACTTTACGGTGGTACAGAGCAAACAGCTCTTTCTGTATCCGCAGCTGATTTGAAACCAGTTCTTTACACTGCAGACGTAATCATTGTTGAATTAAACATTGAAGGTCAAACTAAAAGAGCTATCGTTCAAGACGCACAATTCCACCCATTAACTGACTTAGTTACGCACGTTGACTTTTTAGAATTATTTGATGATAAAGAAGTATCATTGAATATTCCTATCAAATTAACAGGAACTTCTCCAGGTGTTAAAATGGGGGGTAAATTAGTTCAAAAATTACGTAATTTACGCGTAAAAGCATTACCTGCAAACCTACCACAAGAAATTGCTGTACCAATGGAATCTTTAGAAGTTGGTAAATCAGTTCGTGTAGGTCAAATTCAATTGGAAAACGCAAAAGTATTAAACAATGCTGATGATACAATCGTATCAGTAATCATGTCTCGTGCATTGCGTCAAGCTGAACAAGAAGCAGCGAAAGCATCTAAAGGTGGTAAAAAATAA